A DNA window from Candidatus Bipolaricaulota bacterium contains the following coding sequences:
- a CDS encoding NifB/NifX family molybdenum-iron cluster-binding protein yields MRKRIAIPTQGTAGLDDQVEEHFGRAQHYTLIDVEDGKIAKVEVLDVPFADHGPGDLPNWLHSQGVDAVLAWGMGPKAVDFFNQLGIEVITGATGPVRSVVEGYINGNLETIEWVEPEGHGQGHGHHH; encoded by the coding sequence ATGAGGAAGAGAATCGCTATTCCAACGCAAGGGACTGCTGGGCTGGACGATCAGGTGGAGGAGCACTTCGGCCGGGCACAGCATTACACGTTGATCGACGTGGAGGACGGAAAGATCGCGAAGGTTGAAGTCCTCGATGTCCCGTTCGCCGACCACGGGCCGGGGGACCTGCCGAATTGGCTTCACTCTCAGGGGGTGGACGCCGTCCTCGCCTGGGGGATGGGACCGAAGGCAGTGGACTTCTTCAATCAACTGGGAATCGAGGTGATCACCGGTGCCACCGGCCCCGTTCGCAGCGTGGTTGAAGGCTACATCAACGGCAACCTCGAGACGATCGAGTGGGTCGAGCCGGAGGGGCACGGCCAGGGGCACGGACATCACCATTAG
- a CDS encoding C4-dicarboxylate ABC transporter, giving the protein MSEPINPVKNFTPSWFASVMGTGILAMTSMFYSSYLPFLQYVARGLFYFNVALFGVLLVPCVLRWIFYRADALRDLNHPVIANFYPTLPVGMLVLASDFMVIGKNFQVGAWFWMIGSALTIVFGLLVPYIMFKGEHVTLDHINPAWFIPPVGLIVIPIAGSLVIGHFSGLANEWVIFVNYFGWGAGFFLYLALLAMCMYRFILHRPLPNVLAPTVWINLGPIGAGTVALLNLVTHCCFIANREPFFVIGFFFWGFGVWWVAMAIMLTIHYIRRLKLPYAMSWWAFTFPLGAYVAATHLVAERFSIRLIDHFGFALYILLFFLWATTLVNTGIHAAKGDLFRGS; this is encoded by the coding sequence ATGTCTGAGCCAATTAATCCGGTCAAAAACTTTACGCCGTCCTGGTTCGCTTCGGTGATGGGAACCGGAATCCTTGCCATGACAAGCATGTTCTATTCAAGCTACCTGCCGTTCCTGCAGTACGTCGCACGGGGGCTGTTCTACTTCAATGTGGCATTGTTCGGTGTCCTCCTTGTGCCGTGCGTCCTGCGCTGGATCTTCTACCGCGCCGACGCGCTGCGTGACCTGAACCATCCGGTCATTGCCAACTTCTACCCCACTCTGCCAGTGGGGATGCTCGTTCTCGCCTCGGACTTCATGGTGATCGGGAAGAATTTCCAGGTCGGCGCCTGGTTCTGGATGATCGGAAGCGCTCTGACCATCGTATTCGGGTTGCTTGTCCCCTACATCATGTTCAAAGGAGAGCATGTGACGCTCGACCATATCAACCCGGCGTGGTTCATCCCTCCGGTAGGGTTGATCGTCATCCCGATCGCCGGGAGCCTGGTCATCGGCCACTTCAGCGGATTGGCGAACGAATGGGTGATCTTCGTGAACTACTTCGGCTGGGGAGCGGGATTCTTCCTCTACTTAGCGTTGCTTGCGATGTGTATGTATCGGTTCATCCTCCATCGTCCCCTTCCAAACGTCCTCGCTCCAACCGTGTGGATCAATCTCGGGCCGATCGGGGCGGGGACGGTCGCACTTCTCAATCTCGTCACCCATTGCTGCTTCATTGCCAACCGGGAGCCGTTCTTCGTCATCGGCTTCTTCTTCTGGGGGTTTGGGGTGTGGTGGGTGGCGATGGCGATCATGCTGACCATCCACTACATCCGGCGGCTGAAGCTTCCGTACGCCATGTCATGGTGGGCGTTTACATTCCCACTCGGCGCCTACGTCGCTGCCACCCACCTCGTCGCCGAGCGGTTCTCGATAAGGCTCATCGACCATTTCGGATTTGCGCTCTACATCCTGCTATTCTTCCTGTGGGCGACGACGCTGGTCAACACCGGGATTCACGCTGCCAAGGGGGACCTGTTCCGTGGGAGTTAA
- a CDS encoding helix-turn-helix transcriptional regulator — translation MKTDDIRRPYDEQIAAIGQALAHPIRVQLLRLLSREEMCGCEIAPYFDLDQSGISRHLNALRRAGLVSARRDGVRIYWRVASPAAAELLPLLQTLTKGAA, via the coding sequence ATGAAAACGGATGATATCAGAAGGCCGTACGACGAGCAGATTGCCGCGATCGGGCAGGCACTTGCCCACCCAATCCGAGTGCAGCTTCTTCGGCTTCTGTCCCGGGAAGAGATGTGCGGTTGCGAGATTGCGCCGTACTTTGACCTCGACCAATCCGGGATCTCACGCCATCTGAACGCCCTCCGCCGTGCCGGCCTGGTCTCCGCCCGCCGTGATGGGGTACGCATCTACTGGCGGGTGGCATCACCTGCCGCTGCGGAGTTGCTCCCATTGTTACAAACCCTGACAAAAGGAGCCGCATGA
- a CDS encoding cation transporter: MMLNFVITAAEIIGGLLSGSLALLSDAIHNFSDGISIVISYAAIRLRSRPNSERHTFGFKRAEVFAAVINSSALIVITVFLFIEAIKRFINPVPIHGQMMFIVAAIGLVANVIGTLLLRRGAKSSMNIKATYLHLLTDAISSVGVILGGVAIYLWNVYWLDPVITLLIGLYIFKEAYEIVKETVHILMEGTPHDMSLPQIKEALEKIPGVRDVHHVHVWSVGEHDHHMEAHIRVDDMPVSAADEIRAHAEQILHDRFNIGHVTLQVEHRSCPDVGLIKQQSHA; encoded by the coding sequence ATGATGCTCAACTTCGTGATCACCGCCGCCGAGATCATCGGGGGACTGCTATCTGGAAGCCTGGCCCTCCTCTCCGATGCAATCCACAACTTCAGCGATGGAATCTCAATTGTCATCAGCTACGCTGCGATACGCCTACGAAGCAGGCCGAACTCGGAGCGGCATACATTCGGGTTCAAGCGGGCGGAGGTGTTCGCCGCGGTGATAAACTCATCGGCGCTCATCGTGATAACCGTCTTCCTGTTCATCGAGGCGATCAAGCGGTTCATCAATCCAGTGCCGATCCACGGGCAGATGATGTTCATCGTCGCCGCGATCGGCCTGGTGGCAAACGTCATCGGAACGCTCCTGCTGCGCCGTGGAGCAAAGTCGAGCATGAACATCAAGGCGACCTACCTCCACCTCCTAACCGACGCCATCTCCTCGGTCGGGGTGATCCTCGGCGGAGTGGCAATCTACCTGTGGAACGTGTACTGGCTCGACCCGGTGATCACGCTCCTCATCGGGCTGTACATCTTCAAAGAGGCCTACGAGATCGTGAAGGAGACGGTGCACATCCTGATGGAGGGGACGCCGCATGACATGTCGTTGCCGCAGATAAAGGAGGCCCTGGAGAAGATTCCCGGGGTGCGCGACGTGCACCACGTGCACGTCTGGTCAGTAGGAGAACACGACCATCACATGGAAGCGCACATCCGCGTGGACGACATGCCGGTGAGCGCAGCGGATGAAATTCGCGCACATGCTGAGCAGATACTGCATGACAGGTTCAACATCGGCCACGTTACGCTGCAGGTTGAACATCGCTCCTGTCCGGACGTCGGCCTGATAAAGCAACAGAGCCATGCATAG